The following proteins are encoded in a genomic region of Phycodurus eques isolate BA_2022a chromosome 11, UOR_Pequ_1.1, whole genome shotgun sequence:
- the LOC133409682 gene encoding transmembrane protein 41A-B-like isoform X1 has protein sequence MRSLAGLAATLAAASVYLYVLSTHLRPASPGDPEPEPHYYKLKFPSDLDELRELAEMLRFYKQEHHGYVLLLFCSAYLYKQSFAIPGSSFLNMLAGAIFGPWEGLALASLLTTTGSTFCYLLSSAFGKQHVVRIFPDKVALLQRKVEENRSSLFFFLLFLRFFPMTPNWFLNITCPVLNIPMSIFFFSVLIGEQVPFFHAAQTADARFPKKRSPGFAVPRFDSLQLHLRAHGRHPLRGPLPGRHLLVGHAGPVAGHRAGGAGARRAHQTLWPSSASRWRAWTEHGRTIGRGDDGGWTRTFHTGSLRWWTFHRQP, from the exons ATGCGCTCCCTCGCCGGGCTAGCGGCCACCTTGGCGGCGGCCAGCGTCTACCTCTACGTGCTCTCCACTCACCTGCGGCCGGCCTCGCCTGGGGACCCCGAGCCGGAGCCCCACTACTACAA GTTAAAGTTCCCGTCGGATCTGGACGAACTGCGGGAGCTTGCCGAGATGCTCAGGTTCTACAAGCAGGAACACCACGGCTACGTTCTGCTGCTCTTCTGCAGCGCATACCTCTACAAGCAGTCCTTCGCCATTCCCGGATCCTCCTTCCTG AACATGCTGGCGGGCGCCATATTCGGACCCTGGGAGGGCCTGGCGCTGGCGTCACTGCTCACCACCACGGGCTCCACGTTCTGCTACCTCCTGTCGTCCGCCTTCGGGAAGCAGCATGTGGTTCGCATCTTCCCGGACAAGGTGGCGTTGCTGCAGAGGAAG GTAGAGGAAAACCGTAGCAGCTTgttctttttcctcctctttctgCGCTTCTTCCCCATGACTCCTAACTGGTTCCTTAACATCACCTGTCCGGTCCTCAACATCCCCATgtccatcttcttcttctccgtCTTAATCGGTGAGCAGGTCCCTTTTTTCCACGCGGCACAAACCGCTGACGCACGGTTTCCTAAAAAGCGCTCCCCCGGGTTTGCCGTTCCCAGGTTTGATTCCCTACAACTTCATCTGCGTGCGCACGGGCGCCATCCTCTCCGAGGTCCACTCCCTGGACGACATCTTCTCGTGGGCCACGCTGGCCCAGTTGCTGGCCATCGCGCTGGTGGCGCTGGTGCCCGGCGCGCTCATCAAACGCTATGGCCAAGCTCAGCCTCAAGGTGGAGGGCATGGACGGAACACGGCAGGACAATCGGAAGAGGCGATGACGGAGGTTGGACGAGGACTTTTCATACCGGAAGTCTCCGCTGGTGGACCTTCCACCGCCAACCTTGA
- the LOC133410130 gene encoding lysosomal cholesterol signaling protein-like, which yields METAGRYVLIHGRNISHSSPTSPGAAGPHMSIDKLFPALLECFGIILCGYIAGRADVITENQAKGLGNFVSKFALPALLFKNMVLLEFGDVIWSFLWSVLVAKVAVFTLVCVLTLMVASPENRYGKAGLYAIFATQSNDFALGYPIVDALYRSTYPEYLQYIYLVAPVSLMLLNPVGFALCEVQRWRRRNDHHGERSTARVPAVVALQVLKNPIVFMVVVGIASHFALGQKIPDVLSQFIDGLANSFGGAALFYLGLTMVGQLKKLTRDAGVALILLITAKLLLMPLFCKDMMDILDVGVNSTSANHTSLSNFAFLYGVFPTAPSVAIYAGDYGMELEVVTSGMVISTFLSAPIMYVSAWLLTIPLMDPAPLVAELQNVSFNISVVCLLALVWTIAVMLLSGKFKRLPHLFALNLFLAQFLVCVSMILWNFLAREEDNLTGKMLAFTLLYGSLYSTYLWTGLIPLCLALTSRDDLLRLRPAIFMVLGWGVPFLMVGGLLLVGQRTDSIDSAFFYSKAQIISTAAVLAVSLALAAVSLMGLSQGDREQRGYHVLSLAALPASSEEQLRTPAGVEDPLQQQQQQEQLAELSPSACSINSDLHTPPPLRCMPDMITSTQRNHGHTGTLCDGQQQQSWSSSEHLPNLAAPERRQAADDKQTVRHVLLCLLLIVSLLANLSSCLWWLLNKDPGRLYLELQFFCAVANYGQGFLSFGIFGLDRHLIIVPFKRRLSALWRGRDADRSGPAGGAREEVRLTCTQFVRYHEEHCVQGLLHLRSASGESASAPAGESLL from the exons ATGGAGACAGCCGGCAGATACGTGCTCATCCACGGGAGAAACATCTCCCATAGCTCCCCGACGAGCCCCGGTGCTGCTGGGCCTCATATGTCCATCGACAAGCTGTTCCCAGCCCTGCTCGAGTGCTTTGGCATCATCCTGTGTGGATACATAGCTGGCAG GGCGGACGTGATCACGGAGAACCAGGCGAAGGGTCTGGGCAACTTTGTGTCTAAATTTGCTCTCCCGGCCCTACTGTTCAAAAACATGGTGCTGCTGGAGTTCGGCGACGTCATCTGGTCCTTCCTATGGAGCGTCCTGGTCGCCAAG gtggCTGTGTTCACGCTAGTGTGTGTGCTCACACTAATGGTTGCCAGTCCGGAAAACAGGTACGGCAAAGCCGGCCTGTACGCCATCTTTGCCACGCAAAGCAACGACTTTGCCTTGGGCTATCCCATAG TGGATGCTTTGTATCGGAGCACGTACCCGGAGTACCTGCAGTACATCTACCTGGTGGCCCCCGTGTCGCTCATGCTGCTCAATCCCGTCGGCTTTGCTCTGTGCGAGGTGCAGAGGTGGAGGAGGCGGAACGACCATCACGGGGAGCGAAGCACGGCCCGAGTGCCGGCGGTCGTCGCACTACAG GTGTTAAAGAACCCGATCGTGTTCATGGTGGTCGTGGGCATCGCCTCGCACTTTGCGCTGGGCCAGAAAATTCCCGACGTACTGTCCCAGTTCATCGACGGCCTGGCCAACTCTTTCGGAGGGGCGGCTTTGTTCTATCTGGGCCTCACCATG GTTGGTCAGCTGAAGAAACTGACACGAGACGCCGGCGTCGCGTTGATTCTCCTCATCACTGCCAAACT TCTGCTGATGCCGTTGTTCTGCAAGGACATGATGGACATTTTGGACGTGGGTGTCAACAGCACCAGCGCCAACCACACCAGCTTGTCCAACTTTGCCTTCCTCTACGGCGTCTTCCCGACCGCGCCCAGCGTGGCCATCTACGCCGGAGACTACGGCatggagctggaggtg GTGACTTCGGGCATGGTCATCAGCACGTTCCTCTCGGCGCCCATCATGTACGTCTCGGCCTGGCTGCTGACCATCCCGCTGATGGACCCGGCGCCTCTGGTGGCCGAGCTTCAGAACGTCAGCTTCAACATCAGCGTCGTCTGCCTGCTGGCGCTG GTTTGGACAATCGCTGTGATGCTGCTCAGCGGGAAGTTCAAGCGTCTTCCTCACCTCTTTGCCTTAAATCTCTTCCTGGCTCAG TTCCTGGTGTGTGTGAGCATGATCCTGTGGAACTTCCTGGCCAGAGAAGAGGATAATCTGACAGGCAAAATGCTGGCGTTCACGCTGCTCTACGGCTCTCTGTACAGCACGTACCTTTGGACGG GTTTAATCCCGCTGTGCTTGGCTCTGACCAGCAGAGATGATCTGCTCAGGCTTCGGCCGGCCATTTTTATGGTTCTGGGTTGGGG GGTTCCTTTCTTGATGGTGGGAGGTCTTTTGTTAGTCGGCCAGAGGACCGACTCCATTGACTCTGCCTTCTTCTACAGCAAAGCTCAG ATTATCAGCACAGCGGCAGTGCTGGCAGTCAGCCTGGCGCTGGCTGCCGTTTCTCTGATGGGCCTCAGCCAGGGAGACCGGGAGCAGAGGGGCTACCACGTCCTGAGCCTTGCGGCGCTACCCGCCTCCAGTGAGGAGCAGCTGAGGACCCCTGCCGGTGTGGAAGACccactacaacaacaacaacaacaagagcaGTTAGCGGAACTTTCACCTTCTGCGTGCAGTATTAACTCGG ACCTCCACACGCCTCCTCCGCTCCGGTGCATGCCGGATATGATCACCAGCACGCAGAGAAACCATG GCCACACGGGGACGCTGTGCGacgggcagcagcagcagagttGGTCCTCTTCAGAACACCTGCCGAATTTAGCAGCACCTGAGCGCCGACAAGCCGCAGATGACAAGCAGACAGTCAGACACGTTCTGCTCTGTCTCCTGCTTATTGTCAGCCTGTTAGCG AACCTGTCGAGCTGCCTGTGGTGGTTGTTGAACAAAGACCCCGGCCGTCTGTACTTGGAGCTTCAGTTCTTCTGTGCCGTGGCTAACTACGGCCAAGGCTTCCTGTCCTTCGGGATCTTCGGCCTGGACCGCCACCTCATCATCGTGCCCTTCAAGAGGAG GTTGTCGGCGCTGTGGCGGGGACGAGATGCGGACCGTAGCGGTCCGGCGGGAGGAGCTCGCGAGGAGGTCCGGCTCACCTGCACGCAGTTTGTGCGCTACCACGAAGAGCACTGCGTGCAAGGGCTGCTACATCTGCGCAG TGCCTCAGGAGAGAGTGCGAGCGCTCCAGCCGGTGAATCGTTGCTGTGA
- the LOC133409682 gene encoding transmembrane protein 41A-B-like isoform X2, whose product MRSLAGLAATLAAASVYLYVLSTHLRPASPGDPEPEPHYYKLKFPSDLDELRELAEMLRFYKQEHHGYVLLLFCSAYLYKQSFAIPGSSFLNMLAGAIFGPWEGLALASLLTTTGSTFCYLLSSAFGKQHVVRIFPDKVALLQRKVEENRSSLFFFLLFLRFFPMTPNWFLNITCPVLNIPMSIFFFSVLIGLIPYNFICVRTGAILSEVHSLDDIFSWATLAQLLAIALVALVPGALIKRYGQAQPQGGGHGRNTAGQSEEAMTEVGRGLFIPEVSAGGPSTANLDVTVINAQWTATIRCGQGPGSNANN is encoded by the exons ATGCGCTCCCTCGCCGGGCTAGCGGCCACCTTGGCGGCGGCCAGCGTCTACCTCTACGTGCTCTCCACTCACCTGCGGCCGGCCTCGCCTGGGGACCCCGAGCCGGAGCCCCACTACTACAA GTTAAAGTTCCCGTCGGATCTGGACGAACTGCGGGAGCTTGCCGAGATGCTCAGGTTCTACAAGCAGGAACACCACGGCTACGTTCTGCTGCTCTTCTGCAGCGCATACCTCTACAAGCAGTCCTTCGCCATTCCCGGATCCTCCTTCCTG AACATGCTGGCGGGCGCCATATTCGGACCCTGGGAGGGCCTGGCGCTGGCGTCACTGCTCACCACCACGGGCTCCACGTTCTGCTACCTCCTGTCGTCCGCCTTCGGGAAGCAGCATGTGGTTCGCATCTTCCCGGACAAGGTGGCGTTGCTGCAGAGGAAG GTAGAGGAAAACCGTAGCAGCTTgttctttttcctcctctttctgCGCTTCTTCCCCATGACTCCTAACTGGTTCCTTAACATCACCTGTCCGGTCCTCAACATCCCCATgtccatcttcttcttctccgtCTTAATCG GTTTGATTCCCTACAACTTCATCTGCGTGCGCACGGGCGCCATCCTCTCCGAGGTCCACTCCCTGGACGACATCTTCTCGTGGGCCACGCTGGCCCAGTTGCTGGCCATCGCGCTGGTGGCGCTGGTGCCCGGCGCGCTCATCAAACGCTATGGCCAAGCTCAGCCTCAAGGTGGAGGGCATGGACGGAACACGGCAGGACAATCGGAAGAGGCGATGACGGAGGTTGGACGAGGACTTTTCATACCGGAAGTCTCCGCTGGTGGACCTTCCACCGCCAACCTTGACGTCACTGTGATCAATGCACAGTGGACTGCCACTATTCGCTGTGGACAGGGGCCGGGATCGAACGCGAATAATTGA
- the LOC133409854 gene encoding WAS/WASL-interacting protein family member 1-like — translation MPAPPPPGPPPPPTLALVNTERPSRGEQKGRNALLSDICKGTKLKNTVTNDRSGPLLDKPKGGGGGGSGGGGGGGGGSGGGGGGLGGGGAPAGLGGLFAGGMPKLRSAANRDSSDSGPSRGPALPPSRFSGGPSPFGGGSTRPPKLPGAPAVVRGGVPDLPKNRTNLSSRQDTPGGTPPPVPNTPRPNQNFNPRAALPPPSLPTGPRSSPSSGPPPPSLPPGRHGPLPPPPGGSSRPSFSSPPPPPPPNNSRPPLPPAPGGRPPLPDDRPPLPPAPVGGHRPSMPRDMPPPPPPAVNAKPLSSVSSRSGVGAPPLPPGRPGPPPLPPTPAVGDDHCTPRLPQRNTSLSTCGSSPNIRTGHLPPPPNGRPPSFGRNQSSGRTGPLPPPPPSGRSVGGVGIRSSPGHSPIGRPGSDSPRGGPGGRPPLPPDRPGTGGGGVPPPPPIGNGFQNSHHNQIHDDWELRFTFHPVSDLPPPEPYQHFPKTYPSKMSKTDGRGSAKNERGVPPLPPIPR, via the exons ATGCCTGCCCCGCCGCCCCCGGGACCCCCGCCTCCTCCGACGCTAGCACTT GTCAACACGGAGAGGCCGAGTCGCGGAGAGCAGAAGGGTCGCAACGCTCTCTTGTCCGACATTTGCAAAGGAACCAAACTCAAAAACACTGTCACCAATGACCGcagtggacccctgctggacA AACccaaaggaggaggaggtggaggttcaggtggtggtggtggtggaggaggaggttcaggtggtggtggtggaggattaggtggtggtggtgctccTGCTGGTTTAGGAGGCCTGTTTGCCGGCGGGATGCCAAAACTACGCTCAGCAGCCAACCGAGACTCCAGTG ACTCAGGACCCAGCAGAGGACCCGCACTCCCCCCAAGTCGCTTCAGTGGGGGCCCCAGCCCCTTCGGTGGGGGATCCACGCGTCCTCCCAAGCTCCCAGGTGCGCCCGCTGTGGTCCGCGGCGGGGTTCCCGATCTTCCCAAGAACCGCACAAATCTCTCCTCGAGGCAAGACACTCCAGGGGGCACCCCTCCTCCCGTCCCCAACACCCCTCGACCCAACCAGAACTTCAATCCCCGTGCGGCACTGCCCCCTCCGTCCCTTCCTACAGGACCCAGATCCAGCCCTTCGTCCGGAcccccacccccgagtcttCCTCCGGGGCGGCACGGGCCCCTGCCTCCACCCCCGGGTGGCTCCTCAAGACCGAGCTTCTCCTCACCGCCGCCCCCGCCGCCTCCAAATAACAGCAGACCGCCTTTACCCCCAGCTCCCGGGGGGCGGCCCCCGCTTCCTGACGACCGGCCCCCACTCCCGCCGGCCCCAGTTGGAGGGCACCGGCCGTCCATGCCCCGAGATATGCCCCCTCCGCCGCCTCCCGCCGTCAACGCCAAACCGCTTTCATCTGTCTCCTCTCGCTCCGGTGTGGGGGCGCCTCCTCTCCCGCCGGGGCGACCGGGCCCACCTCCTCTGCCGCCGACGCCCGCTGTGGGGGACGACCACTGCACGCCTCGCCTCCCCCAAAGGAACACTTCACTAAG CACCTGTGGCTCTTCACCAAATATCCGAACAGGACACCTCCCTCCTCCGCCCAATGGGAGGCCGCCATCCTTCGGAAGAAACCAATCATCAGGCCGCACAG GCCCCCTTCCACCGCCTCCCCCTTCGGGCCGCAGCGTGGGCGGCGTCGGCATAAGGTCATCGCCGGGGCATTCTCCTATCGGGCGGCCGGGGTCAGACTCTCCACGGGGCGGGCCCGGAGGTAGACCCCCTCTACCGCCGGACAGACCGGGGACAGGAGGAGGTGGCGTCCCCCCGCCACCACCCATAGGCAACGGCTTCCAGAACTCGCACCACAACCAGATACATG ATGATTGGGAACTTCGGTTCACTTTCCATCCCGTGTCGGACCTGCCTCCGCCCGAACCCTATCAGCACTTCCCCAAGACTTACCCCAGCAAGATGAGCAAGACTGACGGAAGAG GTTCAGCTAAAAACGAAAGAGGggttcctcctcttcctcctatACCCAGGTGA